A genome region from Musa acuminata AAA Group cultivar baxijiao chromosome BXJ3-5, Cavendish_Baxijiao_AAA, whole genome shotgun sequence includes the following:
- the LOC135637611 gene encoding uncharacterized protein LOC135637611, with protein MGGCMSCRGARTFSCVRVIHMNGYVEDFEAPVTVGEVTGKPPTHVLLSSAHLIAFGSNLLRPDDCLEPGRLYFLLPHAVFQSESSPVDLATLMTRLTTAAKRGGVAAPPAAPPPPPSGPVWLGLGRGNPMASRARTWRPELDAIEERSFGRSMGRDSMNSSMRSFIAPET; from the coding sequence atggggggtTGTATGTCGTGCAGGGGAGCGAGGACGTTCAGCTGCGTGCGGGTGATCCACATGAACGGGTACGTGGAGGATTTCGAGGCACCCGTGACGGTGGGGGAGGTCACGGGGAAGCCGCCGACGCACGTGCTGCTCTCCTCGGCCCACCTCATCGCCTTCGGCTCCAACCTGCTCCGGCCCGACGACTGCCTCGAGCCGGGCCGCCTCTACTTCCTCCTACCCCACGCCGTCTTCCAGTCGGAGTCGTCCCCGGTCGACCTCGCCACCCTGATGACCCGGCTCACCACAGCCGCCAAGAGGGGCGGCGTCGCCGCGCCCCCCGCGGCGCCCCCGCCGCCTCCGAGCGGTCCCGTGTGGCTGGGGCTCGGCCGGGGCAATCCCATGGCGTCGCGAGCCCGGACGTGGCGCCCGGAGCTCGACGCAATTGAGGAGCGCTCCTTCGGTCGGTCCATGGGAAGGGACTCCATGAACAGCAGCATGCGCTCATTCATAGCTCCGGAAACCTGA
- the LOC103985548 gene encoding putative inactive cadmium/zinc-transporting ATPase HMA3 isoform X2 encodes MFKFIYEKLVILLHAPVHHPLPLSSGFLFFSTYTHCKHQKCRCVKREILEMEEQGSPKRSKEVRHQKSYFEVLGLCCPSEVPLIENILSSLDGIQKVSVIVPSKMVIVIHDSLIISQLQIVKALNQARLEATVRAYGTDAIVKKWPSPYILASGLLLSASMFKHFFHPLKWLAIAAVVAGLPPIVLRSVAAIRTCTLDTNILLLVAVGGAVALEDYTEAGFIVLLFAVAEWLESISSLKATAGMSTLMRMAPQKAILAETGEVVDAQDVKTNTILAVKAGEVIPIDGVVVEGQSEVDESSLTGESFPVVKQPQSPVWAGTLNIDGYISVRTTALAEQSAVARMARLVEEAQNRRSKTQTLIDSCAKYYTPAVVTIAAGVAAVPMLMRVNDTKRWFRLALVLLVSACPCALVLSTPVATFCALLRAARAGLFIKGGDVLENLAGITVVAFDKTGTLTKGEFTVMDFRSISSNVSLHTLLYWVSSIESKSSHPMASALVDYAKSNSIKPKPENVREFHIYPGEGIHGEIDGKNIYIGNKRIASRATCKTVPNVEGMEGINYGYIFLDMIPIGIFTLSDTCRAGAAQALKALKSLGIKCAMLTGDSNEAAIHAQNQLGHAIEIIHAELLPEDKVRIIGDLKAGEGSIAMIGDGMNDAPSLAMADVGISMGISGSAVAKETSHITLMSNDISKVPKAIRLARKTYFTIIQNIFFSVITKVVVLAFAFAGHPLLWAAVLADVGTCLLVILNSMMLLQSKDKNKKHCARHEHKLPGSHEQSQSCKHGHSCHEHEKGDKEKTHENCMNQDSQIESSIASHCCHESVADKANATQEHSILITDGKVQHGDGLLKENTSKNVACSHKPDIRENCCESHVICSSSKFCRGTDKEKHGDCCITHRHVCGKEQQGCSSSQGIIERRMIGGCCNSYRKQCGKKDSCCANGNVLLPEIILE; translated from the exons ATGTTTAAGTTCATAT ATGAGAAACTGGTTATTCTTCTGCATGCACCGGTtcatcatcctcttcctctttcttctggctttctttttttttccacttACACACACTGTAAGCATCAGAAATGTAGAT GTGTGAAAAGAGAGATCTTGGAAATGGAAGAACAAGGCAGTCCCAAGAGAAGCAAAGAAGTGAGACATCAGAAGAGCTATTTTGAGGTTCTGGGGCTCTGCTGCCCCTCCGAGGTCCCGCTGATCGAGAACATCTTGAGCTCATTGGATGGGATTCAGAAAGTTTCGGTCATCGTTCCATCGAAGATGGTCATTGTAATCCATGACAGCCTCATTATCTCGCAGCTTCAGATCG TTAAGGCATTGAACCAGGCGAGGCTTGAAGCTACCGTTCGAGCATATGGAACTGATGCAATCGTCAAGAAATGGCCAAGTCCATACATACTGGCCTCTGGATTGCTGCTCTCAGCTTCCATGTTCAAACACTTCTTCCACCCGCTGAAATGGCTGGCAATTGCTGCCGTGGTGGCTGGCCTGCCGCCGATTGTGCTGAGAAGCGTTGCGGCCATTCGAACATGCACTCTCGACACCAACATTTTGCTGCTGGTTGCAG TGGGTGGAGCGGTTGCGCTTGAGGACTACACAGAAGCAGGCTTCATTGTGCTTCTCTTCGCAGTTGCTGAATGGCTGGAGTCAATATCCAGCCTCAAG GCCACCGCTGGGATGTCAACGCTGATGAGGATGGCACCACAAAAGGCCATTCTAGCGGAAACAGGCGaagtagtggatgctcaagacgtgAAGACCAACACAATTCTGGCAGTTAAAGCTGGAGAAGTGATCCCAATCGATGGAGTTGTGGTTGAAGGGCAGAGTGAAGTTGATGAGAGTAGCCTCACAGGAGAGTCCTTCCCTGTCGTCAAGCAGCCGCAATCACCAGTTTGGGCTGGCACACTAAACATAGATG GTTATATTAGTGTGCGCACAACTGCTTTAGCTGAGCAATCTGCAGTTGCTAGAATGGCAAGATTAGTCGAAGAAGCTCAAAACCGCAGATCCAAGACCCAGACATTGATAGACTCCTGTGCAAAGTACTACACACCAG CTGTGGTGACAATAGCAGCAGGGGTTGCAGCAGTTCCAATGCTAATGAGAGTTAATGATACTAAAAGATGGTTCAGGTTGGCACTTGTCCTGCTTGTGAGTGCATGTCCCTGTGCATTGGTGCTATCCACACCCGTTGCAACATTTTGTGCACTGTTGAGAGCAGCCAGGGCAGGACTCTTTATCAAAGGAGGAGATGTTCTTGAAAACCTGGCTGGCATAACAGTGGTGGCATTTGACAAGACAGGGACACTAACCAAAGGAGAGTTCACTGTCATGGATTTCCGCTCGATTAGCAGCAACGTCTCCCTGCACACACTACTTTACTG GGTTTCAAGCATTGAAAGCAAATCAAGCCACCCAATGGCATCCGCATTGGTAGATTATGCTAAATCAAATTCTATCAAACCAAAACCAGAGAATGTAAGGGAGTTTCACATTTACCCAGGAGAAGGAATCCATGGAGAAATAGATGGAAAAAACATCTACATAGGGAATAAGAGAATTGCATCAAGGGCCACATGCAAGACAG TTCCAAACGTGGAGGGCATGGAAGGAATCAACTATGGATATATATTCTTGGACATGATTCCAATTGGAATTTTCACTCTGTCTGATACCTGCCGGGCTGGTGCTGCACAAGCACTAAAGGCACTAAAATCACTGGGAATTAAATGTGCAATGCTTACAGGAGACAGCAATGAGGCAGCCATCCATGCCCAGAACCAG CTAGGGCATGCCATAGAAATAATTCATGCAGAGCTTCTACCAGAGGACAAGGTAAGAATTATTGGAGATCTAAAGGCCGGAGAAGGTTCTATAGCAATGATTGGAGATGGGATGAATGATGCACCTTCACTGGCCATGGCAGATGTTGGGATCTCAATGGGCATATCAGGTTCAGCAGTTGCAAAGGAGACCAGTCATATAACCTTAATGTCAAATGACATCTCCAAGGTCCCAAAAGCTATCAGACTGGCCAGGAAGACATATTTTACCATCATTCAGAATATTTTCTTCTCGGTGATAACTAAAGTGGTAGTCCTTGCATTTGCCTTTGCTGGCCATCCACTTCTTTGGGCAGCTGTCCTAGCTGATGTTGGCACATGCCTTCTAGTCATCTTAAACAGCATGATGCTTTTGCAGTCAAAAGACAAGAACAAGAAACATTGTGCAAGGCATGAACACAAATTGCCTGGCAGTCATGAACAATCACAGAGTTGCAAACATGGGCATAGTTGCCATGAGCATGAGAAGGGAGACAAAGAAAAGACACATGAGAACTGCATGAATCAAGACAGTCAAATTGAATCATCAATTGCTTCTCATTGCTGTCATGAGTCAGTGGCagacaaagcaaatgcaactcagGAACATTCAATCTTGATAACTGATGGGAAGGTGCAACATGGAGATGGATTGCTCAAAGAGAATACAAGCAAGAATGTTGCGTGCAGCCACAAGCCTGATATCAGGGAGAATTGCTGTGAGAGTCATGTCATTTGTAGTTCCTCAAAATTTTGCAGAGGCACAGACAAGGAAAAGCATGGTGATTGTTGCATTACTCACCGGCATGTGTGTGGGAAAGAACAACAAGGTTGTTCATCTTCACAGGGGATCATAGAAAGGAGAATGATCGGTGGGTGTTGTAATAGTTACAGGAAACAGTGTGGGAAGAAAGATAGCTGTTGTGCAAATGGAAATGTCCTACTGCCTGAGATCATCTTAGAGTAG
- the LOC103985548 gene encoding putative inactive cadmium/zinc-transporting ATPase HMA3 isoform X3 has translation MFKFICVKREILEMEEQGSPKRSKEVRHQKSYFEVLGLCCPSEVPLIENILSSLDGIQKVSVIVPSKMVIVIHDSLIISQLQIEGSIKVSLHSILLASSVKALNQARLEATVRAYGTDAIVKKWPSPYILASGLLLSASMFKHFFHPLKWLAIAAVVAGLPPIVLRSVAAIRTCTLDTNILLLVAVGGAVALEDYTEAGFIVLLFAVAEWLESISSLKATAGMSTLMRMAPQKAILAETGEVVDAQDVKTNTILAVKAGEVIPIDGVVVEGQSEVDESSLTGESFPVVKQPQSPVWAGTLNIDGYISVRTTALAEQSAVARMARLVEEAQNRRSKTQTLIDSCAKYYTPAVVTIAAGVAAVPMLMRVNDTKRWFRLALVLLVSACPCALVLSTPVATFCALLRAARAGLFIKGGDVLENLAGITVVAFDKTGTLTKGEFTVMDFRSISSNVSLHTLLYWVSSIESKSSHPMASALVDYAKSNSIKPKPENVREFHIYPGEGIHGEIDGKNIYIGNKRIASRATCKTVPNVEGMEGINYGYIFLDMIPIGIFTLSDTCRAGAAQALKALKSLGIKCAMLTGDSNEAAIHAQNQLGHAIEIIHAELLPEDKVRIIGDLKAGEGSIAMIGDGMNDAPSLAMADVGISMGISGSAVAKETSHITLMSNDISKVPKAIRLARKTYFTIIQNIFFSVITKVVVLAFAFAGHPLLWAAVLADVGTCLLVILNSMMLLQSKDKNKKHCARHEHKLPGSHEQSQSCKHGHSCHEHEKGDKEKTHENCMNQDSQIESSIASHCCHESVADKANATQEHSILITDGKVQHGDGLLKENTSKNVACSHKPDIRENCCESHVICSSSKFCRGTDKEKHGDCCITHRHVCGKEQQGCSSSQGIIERRMIGGCCNSYRKQCGKKDSCCANGNVLLPEIILE, from the exons ATGTTTAAGTTCATAT GTGTGAAAAGAGAGATCTTGGAAATGGAAGAACAAGGCAGTCCCAAGAGAAGCAAAGAAGTGAGACATCAGAAGAGCTATTTTGAGGTTCTGGGGCTCTGCTGCCCCTCCGAGGTCCCGCTGATCGAGAACATCTTGAGCTCATTGGATGGGATTCAGAAAGTTTCGGTCATCGTTCCATCGAAGATGGTCATTGTAATCCATGACAGCCTCATTATCTCGCAGCTTCAGATCG AAGGATCTATCAAAGTTTCTTTACACTCTATTCTCTTGGCTTCATCAGTTAAGGCATTGAACCAGGCGAGGCTTGAAGCTACCGTTCGAGCATATGGAACTGATGCAATCGTCAAGAAATGGCCAAGTCCATACATACTGGCCTCTGGATTGCTGCTCTCAGCTTCCATGTTCAAACACTTCTTCCACCCGCTGAAATGGCTGGCAATTGCTGCCGTGGTGGCTGGCCTGCCGCCGATTGTGCTGAGAAGCGTTGCGGCCATTCGAACATGCACTCTCGACACCAACATTTTGCTGCTGGTTGCAG TGGGTGGAGCGGTTGCGCTTGAGGACTACACAGAAGCAGGCTTCATTGTGCTTCTCTTCGCAGTTGCTGAATGGCTGGAGTCAATATCCAGCCTCAAG GCCACCGCTGGGATGTCAACGCTGATGAGGATGGCACCACAAAAGGCCATTCTAGCGGAAACAGGCGaagtagtggatgctcaagacgtgAAGACCAACACAATTCTGGCAGTTAAAGCTGGAGAAGTGATCCCAATCGATGGAGTTGTGGTTGAAGGGCAGAGTGAAGTTGATGAGAGTAGCCTCACAGGAGAGTCCTTCCCTGTCGTCAAGCAGCCGCAATCACCAGTTTGGGCTGGCACACTAAACATAGATG GTTATATTAGTGTGCGCACAACTGCTTTAGCTGAGCAATCTGCAGTTGCTAGAATGGCAAGATTAGTCGAAGAAGCTCAAAACCGCAGATCCAAGACCCAGACATTGATAGACTCCTGTGCAAAGTACTACACACCAG CTGTGGTGACAATAGCAGCAGGGGTTGCAGCAGTTCCAATGCTAATGAGAGTTAATGATACTAAAAGATGGTTCAGGTTGGCACTTGTCCTGCTTGTGAGTGCATGTCCCTGTGCATTGGTGCTATCCACACCCGTTGCAACATTTTGTGCACTGTTGAGAGCAGCCAGGGCAGGACTCTTTATCAAAGGAGGAGATGTTCTTGAAAACCTGGCTGGCATAACAGTGGTGGCATTTGACAAGACAGGGACACTAACCAAAGGAGAGTTCACTGTCATGGATTTCCGCTCGATTAGCAGCAACGTCTCCCTGCACACACTACTTTACTG GGTTTCAAGCATTGAAAGCAAATCAAGCCACCCAATGGCATCCGCATTGGTAGATTATGCTAAATCAAATTCTATCAAACCAAAACCAGAGAATGTAAGGGAGTTTCACATTTACCCAGGAGAAGGAATCCATGGAGAAATAGATGGAAAAAACATCTACATAGGGAATAAGAGAATTGCATCAAGGGCCACATGCAAGACAG TTCCAAACGTGGAGGGCATGGAAGGAATCAACTATGGATATATATTCTTGGACATGATTCCAATTGGAATTTTCACTCTGTCTGATACCTGCCGGGCTGGTGCTGCACAAGCACTAAAGGCACTAAAATCACTGGGAATTAAATGTGCAATGCTTACAGGAGACAGCAATGAGGCAGCCATCCATGCCCAGAACCAG CTAGGGCATGCCATAGAAATAATTCATGCAGAGCTTCTACCAGAGGACAAGGTAAGAATTATTGGAGATCTAAAGGCCGGAGAAGGTTCTATAGCAATGATTGGAGATGGGATGAATGATGCACCTTCACTGGCCATGGCAGATGTTGGGATCTCAATGGGCATATCAGGTTCAGCAGTTGCAAAGGAGACCAGTCATATAACCTTAATGTCAAATGACATCTCCAAGGTCCCAAAAGCTATCAGACTGGCCAGGAAGACATATTTTACCATCATTCAGAATATTTTCTTCTCGGTGATAACTAAAGTGGTAGTCCTTGCATTTGCCTTTGCTGGCCATCCACTTCTTTGGGCAGCTGTCCTAGCTGATGTTGGCACATGCCTTCTAGTCATCTTAAACAGCATGATGCTTTTGCAGTCAAAAGACAAGAACAAGAAACATTGTGCAAGGCATGAACACAAATTGCCTGGCAGTCATGAACAATCACAGAGTTGCAAACATGGGCATAGTTGCCATGAGCATGAGAAGGGAGACAAAGAAAAGACACATGAGAACTGCATGAATCAAGACAGTCAAATTGAATCATCAATTGCTTCTCATTGCTGTCATGAGTCAGTGGCagacaaagcaaatgcaactcagGAACATTCAATCTTGATAACTGATGGGAAGGTGCAACATGGAGATGGATTGCTCAAAGAGAATACAAGCAAGAATGTTGCGTGCAGCCACAAGCCTGATATCAGGGAGAATTGCTGTGAGAGTCATGTCATTTGTAGTTCCTCAAAATTTTGCAGAGGCACAGACAAGGAAAAGCATGGTGATTGTTGCATTACTCACCGGCATGTGTGTGGGAAAGAACAACAAGGTTGTTCATCTTCACAGGGGATCATAGAAAGGAGAATGATCGGTGGGTGTTGTAATAGTTACAGGAAACAGTGTGGGAAGAAAGATAGCTGTTGTGCAAATGGAAATGTCCTACTGCCTGAGATCATCTTAGAGTAG
- the LOC103985548 gene encoding putative inactive cadmium/zinc-transporting ATPase HMA3 isoform X1: MFKFIYEKLVILLHAPVHHPLPLSSGFLFFSTYTHCKHQKCRCVKREILEMEEQGSPKRSKEVRHQKSYFEVLGLCCPSEVPLIENILSSLDGIQKVSVIVPSKMVIVIHDSLIISQLQIEGSIKVSLHSILLASSVKALNQARLEATVRAYGTDAIVKKWPSPYILASGLLLSASMFKHFFHPLKWLAIAAVVAGLPPIVLRSVAAIRTCTLDTNILLLVAVGGAVALEDYTEAGFIVLLFAVAEWLESISSLKATAGMSTLMRMAPQKAILAETGEVVDAQDVKTNTILAVKAGEVIPIDGVVVEGQSEVDESSLTGESFPVVKQPQSPVWAGTLNIDGYISVRTTALAEQSAVARMARLVEEAQNRRSKTQTLIDSCAKYYTPAVVTIAAGVAAVPMLMRVNDTKRWFRLALVLLVSACPCALVLSTPVATFCALLRAARAGLFIKGGDVLENLAGITVVAFDKTGTLTKGEFTVMDFRSISSNVSLHTLLYWVSSIESKSSHPMASALVDYAKSNSIKPKPENVREFHIYPGEGIHGEIDGKNIYIGNKRIASRATCKTVPNVEGMEGINYGYIFLDMIPIGIFTLSDTCRAGAAQALKALKSLGIKCAMLTGDSNEAAIHAQNQLGHAIEIIHAELLPEDKVRIIGDLKAGEGSIAMIGDGMNDAPSLAMADVGISMGISGSAVAKETSHITLMSNDISKVPKAIRLARKTYFTIIQNIFFSVITKVVVLAFAFAGHPLLWAAVLADVGTCLLVILNSMMLLQSKDKNKKHCARHEHKLPGSHEQSQSCKHGHSCHEHEKGDKEKTHENCMNQDSQIESSIASHCCHESVADKANATQEHSILITDGKVQHGDGLLKENTSKNVACSHKPDIRENCCESHVICSSSKFCRGTDKEKHGDCCITHRHVCGKEQQGCSSSQGIIERRMIGGCCNSYRKQCGKKDSCCANGNVLLPEIILE, translated from the exons ATGTTTAAGTTCATAT ATGAGAAACTGGTTATTCTTCTGCATGCACCGGTtcatcatcctcttcctctttcttctggctttctttttttttccacttACACACACTGTAAGCATCAGAAATGTAGAT GTGTGAAAAGAGAGATCTTGGAAATGGAAGAACAAGGCAGTCCCAAGAGAAGCAAAGAAGTGAGACATCAGAAGAGCTATTTTGAGGTTCTGGGGCTCTGCTGCCCCTCCGAGGTCCCGCTGATCGAGAACATCTTGAGCTCATTGGATGGGATTCAGAAAGTTTCGGTCATCGTTCCATCGAAGATGGTCATTGTAATCCATGACAGCCTCATTATCTCGCAGCTTCAGATCG AAGGATCTATCAAAGTTTCTTTACACTCTATTCTCTTGGCTTCATCAGTTAAGGCATTGAACCAGGCGAGGCTTGAAGCTACCGTTCGAGCATATGGAACTGATGCAATCGTCAAGAAATGGCCAAGTCCATACATACTGGCCTCTGGATTGCTGCTCTCAGCTTCCATGTTCAAACACTTCTTCCACCCGCTGAAATGGCTGGCAATTGCTGCCGTGGTGGCTGGCCTGCCGCCGATTGTGCTGAGAAGCGTTGCGGCCATTCGAACATGCACTCTCGACACCAACATTTTGCTGCTGGTTGCAG TGGGTGGAGCGGTTGCGCTTGAGGACTACACAGAAGCAGGCTTCATTGTGCTTCTCTTCGCAGTTGCTGAATGGCTGGAGTCAATATCCAGCCTCAAG GCCACCGCTGGGATGTCAACGCTGATGAGGATGGCACCACAAAAGGCCATTCTAGCGGAAACAGGCGaagtagtggatgctcaagacgtgAAGACCAACACAATTCTGGCAGTTAAAGCTGGAGAAGTGATCCCAATCGATGGAGTTGTGGTTGAAGGGCAGAGTGAAGTTGATGAGAGTAGCCTCACAGGAGAGTCCTTCCCTGTCGTCAAGCAGCCGCAATCACCAGTTTGGGCTGGCACACTAAACATAGATG GTTATATTAGTGTGCGCACAACTGCTTTAGCTGAGCAATCTGCAGTTGCTAGAATGGCAAGATTAGTCGAAGAAGCTCAAAACCGCAGATCCAAGACCCAGACATTGATAGACTCCTGTGCAAAGTACTACACACCAG CTGTGGTGACAATAGCAGCAGGGGTTGCAGCAGTTCCAATGCTAATGAGAGTTAATGATACTAAAAGATGGTTCAGGTTGGCACTTGTCCTGCTTGTGAGTGCATGTCCCTGTGCATTGGTGCTATCCACACCCGTTGCAACATTTTGTGCACTGTTGAGAGCAGCCAGGGCAGGACTCTTTATCAAAGGAGGAGATGTTCTTGAAAACCTGGCTGGCATAACAGTGGTGGCATTTGACAAGACAGGGACACTAACCAAAGGAGAGTTCACTGTCATGGATTTCCGCTCGATTAGCAGCAACGTCTCCCTGCACACACTACTTTACTG GGTTTCAAGCATTGAAAGCAAATCAAGCCACCCAATGGCATCCGCATTGGTAGATTATGCTAAATCAAATTCTATCAAACCAAAACCAGAGAATGTAAGGGAGTTTCACATTTACCCAGGAGAAGGAATCCATGGAGAAATAGATGGAAAAAACATCTACATAGGGAATAAGAGAATTGCATCAAGGGCCACATGCAAGACAG TTCCAAACGTGGAGGGCATGGAAGGAATCAACTATGGATATATATTCTTGGACATGATTCCAATTGGAATTTTCACTCTGTCTGATACCTGCCGGGCTGGTGCTGCACAAGCACTAAAGGCACTAAAATCACTGGGAATTAAATGTGCAATGCTTACAGGAGACAGCAATGAGGCAGCCATCCATGCCCAGAACCAG CTAGGGCATGCCATAGAAATAATTCATGCAGAGCTTCTACCAGAGGACAAGGTAAGAATTATTGGAGATCTAAAGGCCGGAGAAGGTTCTATAGCAATGATTGGAGATGGGATGAATGATGCACCTTCACTGGCCATGGCAGATGTTGGGATCTCAATGGGCATATCAGGTTCAGCAGTTGCAAAGGAGACCAGTCATATAACCTTAATGTCAAATGACATCTCCAAGGTCCCAAAAGCTATCAGACTGGCCAGGAAGACATATTTTACCATCATTCAGAATATTTTCTTCTCGGTGATAACTAAAGTGGTAGTCCTTGCATTTGCCTTTGCTGGCCATCCACTTCTTTGGGCAGCTGTCCTAGCTGATGTTGGCACATGCCTTCTAGTCATCTTAAACAGCATGATGCTTTTGCAGTCAAAAGACAAGAACAAGAAACATTGTGCAAGGCATGAACACAAATTGCCTGGCAGTCATGAACAATCACAGAGTTGCAAACATGGGCATAGTTGCCATGAGCATGAGAAGGGAGACAAAGAAAAGACACATGAGAACTGCATGAATCAAGACAGTCAAATTGAATCATCAATTGCTTCTCATTGCTGTCATGAGTCAGTGGCagacaaagcaaatgcaactcagGAACATTCAATCTTGATAACTGATGGGAAGGTGCAACATGGAGATGGATTGCTCAAAGAGAATACAAGCAAGAATGTTGCGTGCAGCCACAAGCCTGATATCAGGGAGAATTGCTGTGAGAGTCATGTCATTTGTAGTTCCTCAAAATTTTGCAGAGGCACAGACAAGGAAAAGCATGGTGATTGTTGCATTACTCACCGGCATGTGTGTGGGAAAGAACAACAAGGTTGTTCATCTTCACAGGGGATCATAGAAAGGAGAATGATCGGTGGGTGTTGTAATAGTTACAGGAAACAGTGTGGGAAGAAAGATAGCTGTTGTGCAAATGGAAATGTCCTACTGCCTGAGATCATCTTAGAGTAG